A part of Thalassoglobus sp. JC818 genomic DNA contains:
- a CDS encoding amidohydrolase has product MPILDARSFPSLSFPLCSRTAGLLLAIVFSLCFSSGNLQSAPPRKRANETVTALEEVAWTNAKQIWEWAEPGYQEVNSSELLSSWLASEGFEIERGVAGIPTAFTATVGEGSPVIAILGEFDALPGLAQKSVPYKETPEGKDYGHGCGHHLFGVASATAAIAVGREILNRNIEGTVRYYGCPAEEGGSAKVFLVREGLFDDVDVALHWHPSSINAAGDRSSLARIAVKFRFHGISAHAAAAPEQARSALDAVELTNIATQMLREHVPEETRIHHVITSGGSAPNVVPDFAEVYYYVRHPDASTLSEIYERVVKCAQAGALATETELEVVNEGGILDILPNNTLAEITLENLKQLNDLEYTSEDVTFALKLQSTLSNPKPLMSVREVINRSGETSSGSTDVGDVSWVVPTTGFNTACWVPGTPGHSWQAVACGGREMARSGMTLASRVLTATAIDLFNQPELIKSAKMEFERRRGKNGYRSLIPPDQGPPLDYRKPTTNSSRD; this is encoded by the coding sequence ATGCCAATTCTCGACGCCCGTTCGTTTCCATCTCTCTCTTTCCCGCTTTGCAGTCGGACTGCCGGTCTCTTGTTGGCGATCGTTTTCTCGCTTTGCTTCTCCAGCGGCAATCTGCAGTCAGCACCTCCACGAAAACGAGCCAACGAAACGGTGACAGCTCTCGAGGAGGTCGCTTGGACGAATGCAAAACAGATTTGGGAATGGGCCGAGCCCGGTTACCAGGAAGTCAATTCCTCGGAACTCCTTTCCTCTTGGCTCGCTTCTGAAGGGTTCGAGATCGAACGTGGAGTCGCGGGGATTCCGACGGCATTCACAGCCACCGTCGGTGAAGGATCGCCGGTCATTGCGATCTTGGGCGAGTTCGACGCACTTCCGGGTCTGGCACAGAAATCAGTTCCCTACAAAGAGACTCCTGAAGGAAAAGACTACGGTCACGGCTGCGGTCATCATCTTTTCGGTGTGGCATCTGCAACGGCTGCGATTGCCGTTGGTCGGGAGATTCTTAACCGAAACATTGAGGGAACGGTTCGTTACTACGGATGTCCAGCTGAGGAAGGTGGCAGCGCGAAGGTGTTTCTGGTCCGTGAAGGGCTCTTTGATGATGTCGACGTCGCTTTGCATTGGCATCCCAGCAGTATCAACGCAGCTGGTGACCGATCGTCTCTTGCCAGAATCGCGGTGAAATTCCGCTTCCATGGGATCAGTGCTCATGCCGCAGCTGCACCAGAGCAGGCACGATCGGCACTCGATGCGGTCGAGCTGACGAATATCGCCACGCAGATGCTCAGAGAACATGTTCCCGAAGAGACAAGAATTCATCATGTCATCACTTCCGGAGGCAGCGCACCCAACGTCGTTCCGGACTTTGCAGAAGTTTACTACTACGTCCGTCATCCCGATGCTTCTACGCTCTCTGAGATTTACGAGCGTGTTGTCAAGTGCGCTCAAGCAGGTGCACTCGCAACAGAGACTGAACTTGAAGTGGTCAACGAAGGCGGGATTCTCGACATTCTCCCCAACAACACTCTCGCCGAAATCACATTGGAGAATCTGAAGCAACTCAACGATCTTGAGTACACAAGCGAGGATGTCACGTTCGCGTTAAAGCTTCAGTCCACGCTTTCCAATCCCAAACCATTGATGTCTGTTCGTGAAGTCATCAATCGCAGCGGTGAGACAAGCAGCGGATCGACGGACGTCGGCGACGTTTCCTGGGTTGTGCCGACGACGGGATTCAATACCGCGTGCTGGGTGCCAGGCACTCCCGGTCATTCGTGGCAGGCGGTCGCATGCGGAGGTCGGGAAATGGCCCGCTCCGGGATGACGCTCGCAAGTCGAGTGTTGACAGCGACCGCCATCGACTTGTTCAACCAGCCCGAATTGATCAAATCTGCCAAGATGGAATTCGAACGGCGACGTGGTAAGAACGGCTATCGCTCATTGATCCCGCCCGATCAGGGACCTCCGCTCGACTATCGAAAGCCGACGACGAACAGCTCCCGCGATTGA
- a CDS encoding solute:sodium symporter family transporter translates to MLTLLSFVFFTALVGFITWRLTRHDNHDSSAGYFLAGRSLTGGFIAGSLLLTNLSTEQLVGLNGDAYRDGICVMAWEVVAAVSLVILALFYLPRYLKSGIATVPQFLENRFDHVTRNITTLIFLVAYAGILLPIILYTGARGVTGMLQLGALTGIQDEFTLIALTVWLIGTIGSIYAIWGGLRTVAVSDTLNGFGLLVGGLLIAYFGLTAVNPEGPIAGLQTLREAAPEKFNSIGAPDQSVPFFTLFTGVLLLNLFYWTTNQQIIQRTFGAKNLAEGQKGVLLAGSLKVLAPMILVLPGLVAFHQYGRVETDNGAYAVKDKTTDAPAVVVNSKSGKRILHGSEARELLKVETDEEILAFAERTVNDSVGEELAIEKLLPVGVVIVEDENGEHVYLDELSETQLARVIPPRNADKSYGRLVQDVLPDYLVGFFAAAVIGAILSSFNSALNSTATLFSLGVYQGMLRPNASETEVIRSGKIFGTIIAVVTMLVAPLLLGQDSIFGYLQKMNGLYFIPIFSVMLVGMLSKKVPALAAKVTLIASFIAICLGYFTPQGDAFVESLHTFHFLGLVFAGSVALMLVIGALKPRETPWEQQYSGDVDLTPWPLAKPVGIALILFVAAVYAYFADLSVLTGS, encoded by the coding sequence ATGCTGACATTGTTGTCGTTTGTATTTTTCACTGCGCTGGTGGGTTTCATCACCTGGCGTTTGACCCGTCATGACAACCACGACAGTTCCGCAGGATACTTTCTGGCTGGAAGAAGCCTGACCGGCGGATTCATTGCCGGCTCACTCCTGTTGACCAATCTGTCGACCGAACAGCTTGTCGGATTGAACGGCGACGCTTACCGCGACGGAATCTGTGTGATGGCCTGGGAAGTCGTCGCAGCTGTCTCTCTGGTGATTCTCGCCCTGTTTTACCTTCCACGGTACTTGAAGAGCGGGATCGCGACCGTTCCACAGTTCCTCGAAAATCGCTTCGATCATGTAACTCGTAACATTACGACGCTCATTTTCCTTGTTGCTTATGCAGGAATTCTGCTCCCCATTATTCTCTATACCGGGGCTCGGGGAGTTACCGGAATGCTGCAGCTCGGAGCACTGACGGGCATTCAGGATGAGTTCACGCTAATCGCTTTGACGGTCTGGCTGATTGGGACCATTGGCTCCATTTACGCAATTTGGGGAGGACTTCGAACCGTTGCTGTTTCCGATACGCTCAACGGATTCGGCCTTCTTGTCGGTGGACTGTTGATTGCCTACTTCGGCCTGACAGCTGTGAATCCCGAAGGACCAATCGCTGGTCTGCAAACACTTCGAGAGGCAGCTCCTGAGAAGTTCAATTCGATCGGAGCCCCCGATCAATCTGTTCCGTTCTTCACCCTGTTTACCGGTGTTCTCCTGCTGAACCTGTTCTACTGGACTACGAATCAGCAGATCATCCAGCGAACGTTCGGTGCCAAGAATCTGGCAGAGGGACAGAAAGGTGTTCTGCTTGCCGGGTCTTTGAAAGTTCTCGCCCCGATGATCCTAGTGTTGCCAGGGCTGGTCGCTTTCCATCAATACGGACGCGTCGAGACCGACAACGGCGCCTATGCTGTGAAAGACAAAACGACCGATGCTCCCGCAGTCGTCGTCAATTCAAAGTCTGGGAAGAGAATCCTTCATGGAAGCGAAGCTCGCGAGCTTCTGAAAGTCGAAACAGACGAAGAGATCCTGGCGTTCGCAGAACGGACGGTGAATGATTCCGTCGGCGAAGAGTTGGCGATCGAAAAACTCCTCCCGGTCGGCGTCGTCATTGTTGAAGACGAAAATGGAGAACATGTCTATCTCGACGAACTCTCTGAAACTCAACTCGCTCGCGTGATTCCGCCTCGAAATGCTGACAAGAGCTATGGGAGACTCGTTCAGGACGTCCTGCCGGATTACCTCGTTGGCTTCTTCGCGGCAGCTGTGATTGGAGCGATTCTCAGCTCGTTCAACTCCGCCCTGAACAGTACTGCTACCCTCTTCAGCTTGGGCGTCTATCAGGGAATGCTTCGACCGAATGCCAGTGAGACCGAGGTCATTCGATCCGGAAAAATCTTCGGAACAATCATCGCGGTAGTGACGATGCTGGTGGCGCCGCTACTACTCGGTCAGGACAGCATTTTCGGTTACCTCCAGAAGATGAACGGTTTGTACTTCATCCCGATCTTCTCTGTGATGCTGGTCGGAATGTTGTCGAAGAAGGTTCCTGCACTGGCTGCGAAAGTGACGCTCATCGCGAGCTTCATCGCCATTTGCCTTGGGTACTTCACTCCTCAGGGCGACGCGTTCGTCGAATCTCTTCACACGTTCCACTTCCTCGGCCTCGTCTTTGCCGGTTCGGTCGCATTGATGCTTGTGATTGGAGCTCTCAAGCCGCGTGAGACACCGTGGGAGCAACAGTATTCAGGAGACGTGGACCTGACCCCTTGGCCACTCGCCAAGCCGGTGGGGATCGCGTTGATTCTCTTCGTCGCAGCGGTTTACGCTTACTTCGCTGACTTGTCAGTCCTGACCGGAAGCTAG
- a CDS encoding HEAT repeat domain-containing protein encodes MKLIVSLIVIGLFSSNLLAADPAAVKKAIAQGSGYLQGVFDKTSGGKRTVTALALYKAGASPDSGIVGGTVNEILERFKDGKYRPASEHIYEAGVEATLLADISTEKYKPQLKMIADYIVGQQKENGGWDYPTGRSDAKYNGDTSVIQYACLALWAAERAEIEIDDKVWEKVLAWHVRFKNKDSGFAYCPGTTTGHFKDASTLNMTAAAVANIHIAMLHIDPEFLPLKDRRPKKREEDTEPTGPKFGILQQVDLDNEETRSESVRISSASVETVKNAFGWLGTRFRVENKESPHATYYYYTLERMAALADVENVGSHAWFDECADYLIGKQLDDGSWNESSFFDEGLDTAFAILFLTRSTGKLLKRVSEPGFGDGLLAGGRGLPDDLSSVDFNGRTIQQKEKPTEPLDVLLASLSNTGNLDMLDVQEQIIEQVQIGNREDLIGQVDQLVKLVDHPDPQIRQTVVWALGRTGNMNLTQYLIDRLSDSDLGVMIEARNALCWISRRPTGFGFPEDPLDGLSPSASDDQKAAAIAQWHKNLVLTWGEWYLKNRPFEDRGDAFEARLRKKMENLKYGFE; translated from the coding sequence ATGAAATTGATCGTGTCGCTCATCGTCATCGGCCTGTTTTCGTCGAATCTTCTCGCTGCCGATCCGGCTGCTGTGAAGAAAGCGATTGCTCAAGGTTCGGGATACCTTCAGGGAGTCTTCGATAAAACATCCGGCGGAAAGCGAACTGTCACCGCTCTCGCCCTTTACAAAGCTGGAGCTTCTCCCGATTCCGGAATCGTGGGAGGGACGGTTAACGAAATTCTTGAGCGATTCAAAGACGGGAAGTACCGCCCGGCCAGCGAACACATCTACGAAGCAGGTGTCGAAGCAACTCTTCTCGCGGACATTTCGACGGAAAAGTACAAGCCGCAGTTGAAGATGATCGCTGACTATATTGTCGGTCAGCAGAAGGAAAATGGGGGATGGGACTATCCAACGGGACGAAGTGATGCCAAATACAACGGGGACACCAGCGTCATTCAGTATGCTTGCCTCGCCCTGTGGGCAGCGGAACGGGCTGAGATTGAGATCGACGACAAGGTCTGGGAAAAAGTCCTTGCCTGGCATGTGAGATTCAAAAACAAAGACAGCGGATTCGCATACTGCCCGGGCACAACAACCGGTCACTTCAAAGATGCGTCCACACTCAACATGACCGCAGCTGCCGTGGCGAACATTCACATTGCCATGCTGCACATCGATCCGGAATTTCTCCCGCTGAAGGATCGTCGGCCGAAAAAACGTGAAGAAGACACTGAGCCAACTGGTCCCAAATTCGGCATTCTGCAACAGGTCGATCTCGATAACGAAGAAACGCGGAGCGAGTCTGTTCGCATCTCAAGTGCTTCAGTCGAAACGGTCAAAAACGCCTTCGGTTGGCTCGGAACGCGTTTTCGTGTCGAGAACAAAGAGAGTCCACACGCAACGTATTACTACTACACGCTCGAACGTATGGCTGCTCTGGCTGACGTTGAGAATGTGGGTAGTCATGCCTGGTTCGATGAGTGTGCGGATTATCTGATCGGCAAACAACTCGATGACGGGTCATGGAATGAGTCGAGCTTCTTCGACGAAGGTCTCGACACTGCGTTCGCAATCCTCTTTTTGACACGCTCCACAGGCAAACTCCTCAAACGCGTCAGTGAGCCTGGGTTTGGAGACGGCCTGCTGGCCGGCGGTCGAGGACTTCCTGACGATTTGAGTTCTGTCGACTTCAATGGACGAACGATTCAGCAGAAAGAAAAGCCGACAGAACCTCTTGACGTTTTACTCGCCTCACTGTCGAACACTGGCAATCTGGACATGCTTGATGTTCAGGAGCAGATCATTGAACAGGTTCAGATCGGGAATCGTGAGGATTTGATCGGACAAGTTGATCAACTTGTCAAACTGGTCGATCATCCCGATCCACAAATCCGACAAACGGTGGTCTGGGCACTCGGTCGGACCGGGAATATGAACCTAACTCAATACCTCATTGATCGTTTGAGCGACTCTGATTTAGGAGTCATGATTGAGGCTCGAAATGCTCTCTGTTGGATTTCCCGGCGTCCCACCGGATTTGGGTTCCCGGAAGATCCACTCGATGGGCTTTCTCCTTCTGCATCGGATGATCAGAAAGCGGCTGCGATCGCACAGTGGCACAAAAATCTGGTGCTGACGTGGGGCGAGTGGTATCTCAAGAACCGGCCATTCGAAGATCGTGGAGATGCGTTCGAAGCACGGCTGAGAAAGAAGATGGAGAACCTCAAATACGGGTTCGAGTGA
- a CDS encoding glycosyltransferase family 4 protein has protein sequence MRQPRLLFLVSGRNVPSTEYRILPFIPGLRKAGFRCVVASGYPGKYDSSDLLGWRLSQKMKRLSIWSHLQRAKLFRPDIVVIERELFDNPTFDLEQQFRHIAKQMVLDVDDAIFLRYPEKFAWLCRESDVVLAGNPNLVEYAQQYSSAVQLFPTVVDTELYPLDAAAPTDDIPIVGWIGTDSNVAYLQQILPALCRAHERIPFRLRIVTGKESSVAELKKSAPFSEFRPWDSDTATREIAGFSIGIMPLPDEEWARYKCGFKLLQYMAAGRASIASPVGVNQEIIQHGENGFLATTEPEWADTLLKLLTDVQLRARIGEAARKRVELNFSVQSALPKLIGIFRKLLDDAKSR, from the coding sequence GTGCGTCAACCGCGACTTCTTTTTCTCGTTTCTGGACGGAACGTTCCCTCGACGGAATATCGAATTCTCCCGTTCATCCCCGGCCTGAGAAAAGCTGGCTTTCGATGTGTTGTGGCGTCAGGATATCCTGGGAAATATGACTCCAGCGACCTGCTCGGATGGCGACTCAGCCAGAAAATGAAACGGCTGAGCATTTGGTCACACTTACAGCGTGCGAAACTCTTTCGACCCGATATCGTGGTCATCGAGCGTGAACTCTTCGACAATCCAACGTTCGATCTCGAGCAGCAGTTTCGTCACATCGCGAAGCAGATGGTGCTGGACGTCGACGATGCTATTTTCCTCAGGTATCCCGAGAAGTTTGCCTGGCTGTGCCGTGAAAGTGATGTTGTCCTCGCAGGCAATCCCAACCTCGTCGAGTACGCACAGCAGTATTCGTCGGCCGTTCAATTGTTCCCGACAGTCGTCGACACGGAACTTTACCCGCTCGACGCCGCAGCTCCAACCGATGACATTCCAATTGTGGGGTGGATCGGAACAGACTCGAATGTCGCTTACCTTCAGCAGATTCTTCCAGCTCTGTGCCGTGCCCACGAACGCATCCCGTTCCGTCTTCGCATCGTCACTGGAAAAGAAAGCTCCGTCGCCGAACTCAAGAAGTCTGCTCCCTTCAGTGAGTTTCGCCCTTGGGATTCGGACACGGCAACTCGGGAAATTGCTGGTTTCTCGATTGGAATCATGCCCCTGCCGGATGAGGAGTGGGCTCGCTACAAATGTGGCTTCAAGCTGCTGCAGTACATGGCTGCCGGACGTGCTTCGATCGCCTCACCGGTGGGCGTGAATCAGGAAATCATACAACACGGTGAAAACGGGTTTCTCGCCACAACCGAACCGGAATGGGCGGATACATTGTTGAAATTGCTGACGGATGTCCAACTGCGGGCTCGTATTGGAGAGGCTGCCAGAAAACGCGTTGAATTGAATTTTTCTGTGCAGTCCGCACTCCCAAAACTGATTGGAATCTTCCGCAAACTACTGGATGATGCGAAGTCACGCTGA
- a CDS encoding lipid II flippase MurJ produces the protein MSESNRNSIDSIEDSGSENRSHPRFSSTFLIIFLGTIVQILLQFVLQILLAKFFGTRIEFEAYTVALTIPIAVSAVIAGTISAPLMTFMNRISDPKDRRDFAGTVLVVIGIVCLGLALIGVAVRSPLMQWYLQGDQSELKELSARLFAILVWLIPANTAIGLFQAVLQQSLEFRIPAIAGGLGPLVTVLVVAIFAPNSGIEAVAYGTLAGAVCNLLIQLRTLSHRVHWIIAKNQMALFTSLIWAGVPILIGTLVLKADSVVDPALAAAMEPGSIGHLRYATQLMTIFVVLGSGTLSTLVFPKLAISAASDRPLFLRDAAMALRTLVQLLVPSLVVIFLFAPSLIADLYERGEFQPSDTLEVTSLMKVLSGFLIGAGLCEIAGKVLVSDHDTWTPNIVGSIGVGLGITAKLTTDIAQDVASLAMITSVVFLSCGLILWAILAFRYGMQIVRGAASGALVAAVAAIAASVIGGALNAIEFPFSSVVGLFAGAAAYFAVLLAIDPHLRRLVMEPRSTSRQSETTDRHES, from the coding sequence ATGTCTGAATCCAACCGGAATTCCATCGATTCGATCGAAGATTCTGGTTCAGAAAATCGCAGCCATCCCCGATTCTCCTCGACGTTCCTGATCATCTTTCTCGGGACGATCGTTCAGATCCTGTTGCAATTTGTGTTGCAGATTTTGTTGGCGAAATTCTTCGGGACAAGGATTGAGTTCGAGGCCTACACTGTCGCTTTGACGATTCCGATCGCTGTCAGTGCAGTCATTGCTGGCACGATCAGTGCTCCTCTCATGACCTTCATGAATCGAATCAGCGATCCGAAAGACCGTCGGGACTTCGCCGGGACAGTATTGGTTGTAATTGGAATTGTGTGTCTCGGCCTCGCCCTGATCGGGGTGGCTGTTCGATCCCCACTGATGCAGTGGTATTTGCAAGGAGACCAATCGGAGCTGAAAGAGCTTTCCGCGAGGCTCTTTGCAATTCTCGTCTGGCTGATTCCTGCAAACACTGCGATCGGGCTCTTCCAGGCTGTGCTTCAGCAATCGCTTGAGTTTCGAATTCCTGCCATCGCTGGAGGATTGGGGCCGCTGGTGACCGTTCTCGTGGTGGCGATCTTCGCTCCGAATTCCGGAATCGAAGCTGTCGCTTATGGCACTTTGGCGGGGGCAGTCTGCAACTTGTTGATTCAACTGCGAACTTTGTCGCATCGCGTTCACTGGATCATCGCAAAGAACCAGATGGCTCTGTTCACTTCACTGATCTGGGCAGGCGTTCCAATCCTGATTGGAACGCTCGTGCTGAAGGCGGATTCGGTTGTTGATCCCGCATTGGCAGCAGCGATGGAACCGGGATCAATCGGTCATCTGCGGTATGCGACGCAGTTAATGACGATCTTTGTCGTGCTTGGATCGGGAACTCTTTCAACCCTCGTTTTTCCAAAGCTCGCCATCAGTGCTGCGTCAGATCGTCCGTTGTTTCTCCGAGATGCTGCGATGGCGCTGCGTACGCTCGTACAACTGCTGGTGCCAAGCCTCGTGGTCATTTTTCTGTTTGCCCCTTCTCTGATCGCTGATCTTTACGAGCGAGGAGAATTTCAGCCGTCCGATACATTGGAAGTGACTTCGCTGATGAAGGTACTCAGCGGGTTCCTAATTGGTGCAGGTCTGTGCGAGATTGCCGGAAAAGTTCTCGTCAGCGATCACGATACCTGGACGCCCAACATCGTCGGGAGCATCGGCGTCGGTTTGGGGATTACCGCGAAACTGACGACTGACATCGCTCAAGATGTCGCTTCACTGGCGATGATTACGTCAGTCGTTTTCCTGAGTTGCGGGCTGATCCTGTGGGCGATTCTGGCTTTCCGATACGGAATGCAAATCGTACGCGGGGCTGCTTCAGGGGCTCTCGTTGCTGCTGTGGCAGCGATTGCTGCCAGTGTGATCGGTGGGGCACTCAACGCAATCGAATTCCCGTTTTCATCTGTCGTCGGTTTGTTCGCGGGAGCGGCTGCTTACTTCGCCGTCCTACTGGCCATCGATCCGCACTTGCGACGACTGGTGATGGAGCCGCGCTCCACCAGTCGACAGAGTGAAACGACCGACCGTCACGAATCATGA